Genomic DNA from Amycolatopsis alba DSM 44262:
CCGTGCAGCGCGCGCTGCGGGCGCATCTGCTCGCCGCGCTGGACGAAGCCGGCTTCGAGCCACCTCTCGGGCGCTTTATGTCGTCCGGCACCGCCGGGCAGTAGGACAAGGGCAGAATGGAGCTGTGTCCGTGACCGAACCTGACCCCACCACCCTGTACGAAGCGATCGGCGGTGAGCCGGTCTTCACCCGGATCGTCGCGCGGTTCTACGCCGAAGTGGCGGTCGACGAGGTGCTACGCCCGCTGTATCCCGAGGAGGACCTCGGCCCGGCCGAGGAGCGCTTCCGGCTGTTCCTCATGCAGTACTGGGGCGGCCCGCACACCTACTCGGACCAGCGCGGCCACCCGCGCCTGCGGATGCGGCACGCCCCGTTCAAGATCGGCCCGATCGAACGCGACGCCTGGTT
This window encodes:
- a CDS encoding globin; this encodes MSVTEPDPTTLYEAIGGEPVFTRIVARFYAEVAVDEVLRPLYPEEDLGPAEERFRLFLMQYWGGPHTYSDQRGHPRLRMRHAPFKIGPIERDAWLRCIKIAVDEEKIGEPYRGQLWAYLEMAANSMMNSFV